A part of Synechococcus sp. KORDI-49 genomic DNA contains:
- a CDS encoding vanadium-dependent haloperoxidase: protein MTFPLFWLPRRRSLSSREIRFERHDERAARAVELLPQPQPPLVAMELPEPIDPFALEIVTVPDIPEPLSAVQDELDQMAQALVPPELPEPAFEIPQLDVPPLDVPPLDVPPLDVPPLDRPELSAPALDAVALNGADFGALNPDPQPTVVARWNELALQAIRADKPVPTVITRALHLAHAAMYDTWAAFDPIAKGAYTDLRRSSLTPQRTIERAISHAAHSVLSTVFPHHSDRFDDLLEQLGFDSARHPMARFGRQVAESVLSARAEDGSNAGNGYDDPSGYASINQEGSGEFDPNRWTPLRIPNGTAVDENGIPIATDDPSTYTLQSPLTPHWGDVTPFAISDGAAFRPVAPPQLGDFSVYTDATGFTSTNDEAYRRQFTEVAAISATLTAEQKAIAEYWADGPLSSTPPGHWNEFAHDLSAREEYGLADDVKMFFALNNALFDTGIAVWDAKYAHDYVRPQTAIRHLFEDQEIIAWAGPNKGSQTILGQDWQPYQDVTFVTPAFPEYTSGHSGFSFAAATVLEAYTGSDVLFDGHSRGVQDLDGDGERDLIGAWSTDELSFEEYDGDTIRLSWNTLWDAAAQAGRSRLYGGIHIQDGDLRGRAMGQQVAETVWGQTESLFSGFGETSQLI, encoded by the coding sequence ATGACGTTTCCGCTCTTCTGGCTTCCCCGCCGGCGCTCCCTCAGCTCCCGGGAGATCCGCTTCGAGCGGCACGATGAACGGGCGGCCCGGGCTGTCGAGCTGTTGCCACAGCCGCAGCCACCTCTGGTTGCGATGGAGCTGCCTGAGCCGATCGATCCATTCGCCCTGGAAATCGTCACGGTTCCCGACATTCCCGAGCCGTTGAGCGCGGTGCAGGACGAGCTGGATCAGATGGCCCAGGCCCTGGTACCTCCGGAGCTGCCAGAGCCTGCATTTGAGATCCCTCAGTTGGACGTTCCTCCCTTGGACGTTCCTCCCTTGGACGTTCCTCCCTTGGACGTTCCTCCGTTGGACAGGCCTGAACTTTCTGCTCCCGCGTTGGACGCTGTTGCGCTGAACGGTGCTGACTTCGGGGCCCTCAACCCCGACCCACAGCCGACGGTGGTGGCCCGATGGAACGAGCTGGCTCTGCAGGCGATCCGGGCGGATAAGCCCGTGCCAACCGTGATCACGCGCGCCCTGCATCTGGCCCACGCTGCGATGTACGACACCTGGGCGGCGTTTGATCCCATCGCCAAGGGGGCCTACACCGATCTGCGACGCAGCAGCCTGACTCCTCAGCGGACGATTGAACGGGCGATCAGTCATGCGGCGCATTCCGTTCTATCGACTGTGTTTCCCCACCACAGCGATCGATTTGATGACCTGCTGGAGCAGCTTGGCTTCGATTCAGCTCGACATCCGATGGCGCGTTTCGGCCGCCAGGTTGCCGAGTCGGTGCTGTCAGCGAGGGCTGAAGACGGCTCCAATGCAGGCAACGGATACGACGATCCGTCGGGCTATGCCTCCATCAATCAGGAGGGAAGTGGGGAGTTCGATCCCAACCGCTGGACTCCGCTGCGAATTCCCAACGGCACGGCCGTGGATGAGAACGGGATTCCCATCGCCACGGATGATCCCTCGACCTACACCCTGCAGAGTCCGCTGACCCCGCACTGGGGCGATGTCACCCCCTTTGCAATCAGCGATGGTGCCGCATTCCGTCCGGTGGCCCCCCCTCAGCTGGGTGATTTTTCGGTGTACACCGACGCGACAGGCTTCACGTCCACCAACGATGAGGCCTACAGGCGCCAGTTCACTGAGGTCGCCGCCATCAGTGCCACGCTGACTGCCGAGCAGAAAGCGATCGCTGAGTACTGGGCGGATGGGCCTCTCAGTTCCACACCTCCGGGGCACTGGAATGAATTTGCTCATGATCTTTCAGCCCGCGAGGAGTACGGCCTGGCAGATGACGTGAAAATGTTCTTCGCCCTGAACAATGCGTTGTTTGATACCGGTATCGCCGTATGGGATGCCAAATATGCCCACGATTATGTTCGCCCTCAGACAGCGATCCGTCATCTTTTCGAAGATCAGGAGATCATCGCCTGGGCTGGACCGAACAAGGGATCGCAGACCATTCTCGGTCAGGACTGGCAGCCCTATCAGGATGTGACCTTCGTCACGCCTGCCTTCCCTGAATACACATCGGGCCATTCCGGCTTTTCATTCGCTGCCGCAACGGTGCTCGAGGCTTACACCGGTTCAGATGTGCTGTTTGATGGACACAGCCGCGGGGTGCAGGATCTGGATGGTGATGGAGAGCGGGATCTGATTGGTGCCTGGTCGACGGATGAGTTGTCCTTTGAGGAGTACGACGGAGACACGATTCGTCTGAGCTGGAACACGCTCTGGGATGCGGCGGCGCAGGCTGGACGCTCGCGTCTGTACGGTGGGATTCATATTCAGGACGGCGATCTCCGAGGCCGTGCCATGGGTCAGCAGGTGGCGGAAACGGTCTGGGGTCAGACGGAATCCTTGTTTTCAGGTTTCGGTGAAACCTCTCAACTGATCTGA
- the recR gene encoding recombination mediator RecR, giving the protein MARLIDQFERLPGIGPRTAQRLALHLLNQPEEQIHQFADALLAARTQVGQCQTCFHLSAEPQCEICRNPERTNGLLCVVADSRDLLAMERTREFRGRYHVLGGLISPMDGIGPELLQVTSLVERLGREDVSEVILALTPSVEGDTTSLYLARLIKPFCQVSRIAYGLPMGSELEFADEVTLSRALEGRRPVE; this is encoded by the coding sequence TTGGCCCGACTGATCGATCAGTTCGAACGGCTGCCCGGCATCGGCCCCCGCACAGCCCAGCGTCTTGCCCTGCATCTGCTCAATCAGCCGGAGGAGCAGATTCATCAATTCGCTGATGCTCTGCTGGCGGCGCGCACTCAGGTGGGCCAGTGCCAGACCTGTTTTCATCTCTCGGCGGAACCCCAGTGCGAGATCTGTCGCAACCCGGAGCGGACCAACGGTCTTCTCTGTGTGGTGGCGGATTCCAGAGACCTGCTGGCGATGGAGCGCACCCGGGAATTCCGTGGGAGGTATCACGTTCTCGGTGGCCTGATCTCGCCGATGGACGGGATCGGCCCTGAGCTGCTTCAGGTGACATCACTGGTGGAACGTCTCGGCAGGGAGGATGTCAGCGAGGTGATCCTGGCGCTGACCCCCAGCGTCGAAGGCGACACCACCAGTCTTTATCTGGCGCGACTGATCAAGCCGTTCTGTCAGGTGAGCAGGATTGCCTACGGGTTGCCGATGGGCAGCGAGCTCGAGTTCGCCGATGAAGTCACGCTGAGCCGGGCACTGGAGGGGCGTCGACCGGTCGAATGA
- the psbP gene encoding photosystem II reaction center PsbP, translating to MPRSVQATMQLFRSLTRLLACAALAFTLGACAAGPTAGLQSYQSPDGRFAFLYPTGWTQVQVSNGPRVVFHDLIHSDETVSLMVNKVDESNDLSELGSAVAVGERLRREVIATAGSGRTAELIEAGERETNGHTFYDLEYAVHLEDRDRHELATVVVDRGRLYTLATSTNEERWPKVSDLCGRVVRSLNLLV from the coding sequence ATGCCCCGATCCGTTCAGGCCACGATGCAGCTGTTCCGATCCCTCACCCGACTGCTGGCCTGTGCAGCCCTGGCGTTCACCCTGGGAGCCTGCGCAGCCGGTCCAACCGCCGGACTGCAGTCGTACCAGAGCCCCGACGGACGCTTCGCCTTCCTCTACCCAACAGGTTGGACCCAGGTGCAGGTGAGCAACGGCCCCAGGGTTGTGTTTCACGACCTCATCCACAGCGACGAGACCGTGAGCCTGATGGTGAACAAAGTGGACGAAAGCAACGACCTCAGCGAGCTGGGCAGCGCGGTGGCGGTGGGAGAGAGGCTGCGCCGTGAGGTGATCGCCACCGCAGGCAGCGGCCGCACAGCCGAGCTGATCGAAGCCGGGGAGCGTGAAACCAACGGGCACACGTTTTATGACCTGGAGTACGCCGTGCACCTGGAGGATCGTGACCGCCACGAGCTGGCAACGGTGGTGGTGGACCGCGGGCGTCTCTACACCCTGGCCACCAGCACCAACGAAGAGCGCTGGCCGAAAGTCAGCGATCTCTGCGGACGGGTGGTGCGCTCCCTGAATCTGCTGGTGTAA
- a CDS encoding LCP family protein, whose translation MVIQSSPKPRRPLWVAAFIGLSGGLLLSVPLSRLSGDQSVESMPLPLGNPFGSWAGFGPKEVVVLGRDASGSNTDVIFTVRVQGGRTTITQIPRDSYIDSDGFGAMKINGLLARGGAEAVERELTRLMNRPIRHHIVVRLDAIETLSDMVGGIEVDVPKRLYYVDRSQGLVIDLQPGRQILRGGDLEGFLRWRQDGRGDVGRLERQQLALKGLFERMRQPQNLIRLPALIAAAGGQLQTDLGPLQMGGLIAAMGTTDLETKRLRAKPFYRGGISYLDTEWPARDPSGAEASEASSRRFRFLF comes from the coding sequence ATGGTGATCCAGTCCTCGCCGAAGCCGCGTCGACCCCTCTGGGTTGCGGCTTTCATCGGCCTGTCTGGAGGGTTGTTGCTCTCGGTGCCGCTCAGCCGCTTGAGCGGGGATCAGTCCGTCGAGTCGATGCCTTTGCCGCTGGGAAATCCCTTCGGCAGCTGGGCTGGTTTTGGGCCGAAGGAGGTTGTCGTGCTGGGCCGGGATGCGAGCGGCAGCAACACCGATGTGATCTTCACCGTCAGGGTCCAGGGAGGTCGCACGACGATCACTCAGATTCCCCGTGACAGCTACATCGACAGCGATGGCTTCGGAGCCATGAAGATCAACGGTCTGCTGGCGAGAGGAGGTGCGGAGGCGGTGGAGCGAGAGCTCACGCGATTGATGAACCGTCCGATACGTCATCACATCGTGGTCCGGTTGGATGCGATCGAGACGCTTTCCGACATGGTCGGCGGCATCGAGGTCGACGTGCCGAAGCGTCTCTACTACGTCGACCGCAGCCAGGGTCTGGTGATCGATCTCCAGCCGGGTCGACAGATTCTCAGAGGCGGGGATCTGGAGGGGTTCCTGCGCTGGCGTCAGGATGGGCGTGGGGATGTCGGCAGGCTTGAGCGCCAGCAACTCGCGTTGAAGGGACTGTTCGAGCGGATGCGGCAACCTCAGAATCTGATTCGCCTTCCGGCCTTGATCGCCGCCGCGGGCGGTCAGCTCCAGACTGACCTCGGTCCGTTGCAGATGGGCGGTCTGATCGCCGCGATGGGGACCACCGATCTGGAGACCAAGCGATTGCGGGCCAAGCCGTTCTATCGCGGGGGCATCAGCTATCTGGACACGGAATGGCCTGCGCGGGACCCCAGCGGTGCCGAGGCCAGCGAGGCGAGCAGCCGCCGCTTTCGATTTCTGTTCTGA
- a CDS encoding cation:proton antiporter, whose translation MAMEASVSHVMHHPLGVFALLVAISAAVPPLIRRLGLPDLVGLLLAGVLIGPHALQWVDTDSETVRLLSDLGAVYLLFTMGLEIDLEEFNRVKRRSFIYGLLILLIGVATGVSIGWMAGFAGVSCLLLGALMATHTPLGYPIVRSYGAQKDEAVVVSVGSTIFTDIVALLLLAVGLGLGKGDLSGAGLTWLLVKIGLFALMVVLGIRWLGQRLVIRGINDENRMVLAVLVALFLASLGAELAGVEKIVGAFLAGLAVNSVLPEGRVKEQVIFIGSVLFIPIFFIDLGLLLDVGSLGESLSNYQFTGLMLVGAIGGKGLASWISGALFGYRRSQILMMWSLTMPKVAATLATAFIGFQAGLLNQMVLNAVLAVMVVTATLGPILTERSVTRLTEDRQGMVPTSFGEEAATADGVSEVVQRPLRIVVPIANPGNEGGLLNIASRLLRGSAGGEGLLLPLAMVNPSLEEVRGGLNRAVVAARGRLAAAAAIGSSLQVPTRTLLRLDEDIAGGMSRTALEQSADLLLIGAGRADQLRAWFLGDIVDGVCRTAHCPVVVVNLGRQRVTALSRILVPIKDLSASAREQFELALRVINTAALEERTRITLLHVHDPRFSGQDRRWMEEQLIRWRPQGIPAERFHIVIVRGPGIDVAIHRLSREHDLVILRTQRRRVAGLPIPGSDRTSKLISQLPCAAMVISDPLV comes from the coding sequence ATGGCGATGGAGGCCTCGGTCAGCCACGTAATGCACCACCCCCTTGGGGTGTTCGCTCTGTTGGTGGCGATCAGTGCGGCCGTGCCGCCCCTGATCCGACGCCTCGGCTTGCCTGATCTGGTCGGTCTGCTGCTGGCGGGCGTGCTGATCGGCCCCCATGCTCTGCAGTGGGTGGACACCGACAGCGAGACGGTGCGGCTGCTCTCTGATCTGGGAGCTGTCTATCTGCTGTTCACGATGGGGCTGGAGATCGACCTGGAGGAGTTCAACCGGGTCAAGCGCCGCTCCTTCATCTACGGCTTGCTGATCCTTCTGATCGGGGTGGCCACTGGGGTTTCCATCGGATGGATGGCGGGCTTCGCGGGGGTGTCCTGCCTCTTGCTCGGGGCGTTGATGGCCACGCACACGCCGCTGGGCTATCCGATCGTCCGCAGCTACGGAGCTCAAAAGGATGAGGCGGTGGTGGTGAGTGTCGGGAGCACGATCTTCACCGACATCGTCGCGCTGCTGTTACTGGCGGTTGGCCTTGGTCTGGGCAAGGGGGATCTCAGTGGGGCCGGCCTCACCTGGTTGCTGGTGAAGATCGGCTTGTTTGCCCTGATGGTGGTGCTGGGGATCCGCTGGCTGGGACAACGTCTGGTGATCCGCGGGATCAACGATGAAAACAGGATGGTTCTGGCCGTGCTGGTCGCCCTGTTCCTGGCGTCCCTTGGGGCGGAGCTGGCGGGGGTGGAGAAGATCGTCGGCGCCTTCCTTGCTGGACTGGCGGTGAATTCTGTTCTCCCGGAGGGGCGGGTCAAGGAGCAGGTGATCTTCATCGGGAGTGTTCTGTTCATCCCGATCTTTTTCATCGACCTCGGCCTGCTGCTGGATGTGGGAAGCCTTGGGGAGAGCCTGTCCAACTATCAGTTCACGGGCCTGATGCTGGTGGGAGCGATTGGCGGCAAGGGACTGGCCTCCTGGATCAGCGGGGCTCTGTTCGGTTATCGCCGGTCGCAGATCCTGATGATGTGGTCGCTCACCATGCCCAAGGTGGCCGCCACCCTCGCCACCGCATTCATCGGTTTTCAGGCGGGATTGCTGAATCAGATGGTGCTCAATGCCGTCCTCGCCGTGATGGTGGTGACCGCCACCCTCGGCCCGATCCTCACGGAGCGGTCGGTGACGCGCTTGACGGAGGATCGGCAAGGCATGGTGCCGACCAGCTTCGGGGAGGAGGCTGCCACCGCTGACGGAGTCAGTGAGGTCGTGCAGCGACCGTTGCGGATCGTGGTGCCCATCGCGAACCCCGGCAATGAAGGGGGACTGCTCAACATCGCGTCGCGGCTGCTGCGTGGATCAGCTGGTGGGGAGGGATTACTGCTGCCTCTCGCCATGGTCAATCCCAGTCTCGAGGAGGTGCGCGGCGGCCTCAACCGCGCTGTCGTCGCGGCCCGTGGTCGACTGGCTGCCGCAGCGGCGATCGGCAGTTCCCTGCAGGTGCCAACCCGAACCCTGCTGCGACTCGACGAGGACATCGCCGGGGGCATGAGCCGCACCGCCCTCGAACAGTCGGCGGACCTGCTGCTGATCGGAGCCGGACGGGCGGACCAGCTGCGGGCCTGGTTCCTCGGAGACATCGTCGATGGGGTCTGCCGCACCGCCCATTGCCCCGTCGTGGTGGTGAACCTCGGGCGTCAGCGCGTCACCGCCCTCAGCCGCATCCTGGTACCCATCAAGGATCTCTCCGCCAGCGCACGCGAGCAGTTTGAGCTGGCCCTGAGGGTGATCAACACAGCGGCGCTGGAGGAGCGCACCCGCATCACGTTGCTGCATGTGCATGATCCCCGCTTCAGTGGGCAGGACCGGCGCTGGATGGAGGAGCAGCTGATCCGCTGGAGGCCTCAGGGGATCCCGGCAGAGCGCTTTCACATCGTGATCGTGCGTGGGCCAGGCATCGATGTGGCGATCCATCGCCTCAGCCGTGAGCATGACCTCGTGATCCTTCGCACACAGCGCAGACGGGTGGCCGGCTTGCCGATCCCCGGCAGCGACCGCACGAGCAAGTTGATCAGTCAGCTCCCCTGCGCGGCGATGGTGATCAGCGATCCGCTGGTCTGA
- a CDS encoding ABC transporter ATP-binding protein, protein MPPLRRLLGHLAPQRRLVITAVSCSLLNKLFDLAPPALIGLAVDVVVRGQQSLLAGFGISGATNQLGVLALLTMVIWSAESLFEYLYGILWRNLAQTTQHSLRLEAYAHLQRLELSFFEQDSSGRLLSVLNDDINQLERFLDRGANEILQLLTTVLVVGIGMAVIAPGVAVFAYLPIPVILVGSLRFQKRLQPRYRDVRARAGDLAARLSNNIGGMLTIKSFTAEALELERLRGESEAYRQSNARAIRLSAAFIPLIRFAILFAFLAILLVGGFKAVAGELEVGTYSVLVFITQRLLWPLTTLGRTLDDYQRSMASTRRVLDLIDTPIGIRSGPMVLDRRLVRGELRFEAVDFAYDERPPLLQDFNLVLPAGSTIGIVGSTGSGKSTLVKLLLRLYDHSGGRILLDSRPIETLRLEDLRRAIALVSQDVYLFHGTVAENIAYGSDAADPAAIERAARLAEAASFIEELPHRYETLVGERGQRLSGGQRQRIALARAILKDAPILVLDEATAAVDNDTEAAIQRSLERITRDRTTLVIAHRLSTIRHADRIVVMERGRIVEQGLHDDLLALGGVYTNLWQVQAGERACAS, encoded by the coding sequence ATGCCCCCTTTGAGGCGCTTGCTTGGTCATCTGGCGCCCCAGAGACGGCTGGTGATCACGGCCGTCAGTTGTTCCCTTCTGAACAAACTGTTCGACCTGGCGCCTCCAGCACTGATCGGTCTGGCGGTTGATGTGGTCGTGCGGGGCCAGCAGTCATTGCTGGCCGGCTTCGGCATCAGCGGCGCTACGAACCAACTCGGCGTGCTGGCTCTGCTCACGATGGTGATCTGGAGTGCCGAATCGCTGTTCGAATACCTGTACGGAATCCTCTGGCGCAACCTGGCTCAGACCACGCAGCACAGCCTGCGGCTCGAGGCCTACGCCCATCTCCAGAGGTTGGAATTGTCCTTCTTTGAGCAGGACAGCAGCGGACGGCTGCTGTCGGTGCTCAATGACGACATCAACCAGCTGGAGCGGTTCCTTGACCGTGGTGCCAACGAGATCCTGCAGCTTCTCACCACGGTTCTGGTGGTTGGGATCGGCATGGCGGTGATCGCACCGGGTGTGGCGGTGTTCGCCTATCTGCCGATTCCTGTGATCCTTGTCGGGTCGCTGCGCTTTCAGAAGCGCCTGCAGCCCCGTTACCGGGACGTGCGGGCCCGCGCTGGTGATCTGGCGGCGCGGCTGTCCAACAACATCGGCGGCATGCTCACGATCAAGAGCTTCACTGCCGAGGCGCTTGAGCTGGAACGGCTGCGCGGAGAAAGTGAGGCCTACCGACAGAGCAATGCCAGAGCGATCCGTCTTTCAGCCGCCTTCATTCCGCTGATTCGTTTCGCGATTCTGTTCGCTTTTCTGGCGATCCTGCTGGTCGGGGGCTTCAAGGCGGTCGCCGGCGAGTTGGAGGTCGGCACCTACAGCGTGCTGGTTTTCATCACCCAGCGACTGCTTTGGCCGCTCACCACCCTGGGCCGCACGTTGGACGACTACCAACGTTCCATGGCCTCCACCCGTCGGGTGCTGGACCTGATCGACACCCCGATCGGCATCCGGAGCGGTCCGATGGTTCTGGACCGGCGGCTGGTGCGAGGGGAGCTGCGTTTCGAGGCGGTGGACTTCGCCTATGACGAGCGACCTCCGCTCCTGCAGGACTTCAATCTGGTGCTGCCCGCAGGCAGCACGATCGGCATCGTCGGTTCCACCGGCTCCGGTAAGAGCACGCTGGTCAAGCTGCTGCTGCGCCTCTACGACCATTCCGGCGGTCGCATTCTTCTGGACAGCCGCCCGATCGAGACACTGCGTCTCGAGGATCTTCGCCGGGCGATCGCCCTGGTCAGCCAGGACGTCTATCTCTTCCATGGAACGGTGGCGGAAAACATCGCTTACGGCAGCGATGCGGCCGATCCTGCTGCGATCGAACGTGCGGCCCGACTGGCCGAGGCGGCGAGCTTCATCGAGGAGTTGCCCCATCGCTACGAGACCCTGGTGGGTGAGCGGGGGCAACGTCTGTCCGGTGGCCAGCGTCAACGCATCGCGCTGGCCAGGGCGATTCTCAAGGATGCTCCGATTCTGGTGCTCGATGAAGCCACAGCAGCGGTGGACAACGACACCGAGGCAGCGATCCAGCGTTCTCTGGAACGGATCACCCGTGATCGCACGACCCTTGTGATCGCCCATCGCCTGAGCACGATCCGGCATGCCGATCGCATCGTGGTGATGGAGCGGGGACGCATCGTCGAGCAGGGCCTCCACGATGATCTGCTCGCCCTCGGCGGCGTTTACACGAACTTGTGGCAGGTGCAGGCCGGGGAACGGGCTTGCGCTTCCTGA
- a CDS encoding RNA-binding protein encodes MTIYIGNLSFQAEQEHLFDLFSEYGEVKNCSLPLDRETGRKRGFAFVEMVNDEDEQKAIDDLQDVEWMGRMIRVSKATPRERSGGPRGGGGGGYRN; translated from the coding sequence ATGACCATCTACATCGGCAATCTCTCGTTCCAGGCCGAACAGGAGCACCTGTTTGACCTGTTCAGCGAGTACGGCGAGGTCAAGAACTGCAGCCTCCCTCTCGACCGTGAGACCGGGCGCAAGCGCGGTTTCGCCTTCGTTGAGATGGTGAATGACGAAGACGAGCAGAAAGCGATCGACGACCTCCAGGACGTCGAGTGGATGGGTCGGATGATCCGCGTGAGCAAAGCCACTCCACGCGAGCGCTCAGGTGGCCCCCGCGGTGGCGGCGGCGGCGGTTATCGCAACTGA
- a CDS encoding DEAD/DEAH box helicase produces MTEQQQQHGETLCAVDLSASELPAKSPDDVFTTTIDASAEDPSGFAGFGFSEALLRTLTDKGYSEPSPIQRAAFPELMLGRDLVGQAQTGTGKTAAFALPLLERLESGSSRPQALVLAPTRELAMQVADSFKAYAAGHPHLKVLAVYGGSDFRSQIQTLRRGVDVVVGTPGRVMDHMRQGTLDTSGLRSLVLDEADEMLRMGFIDDVEWILEQLPEQRQVVLFSATMPPEIRRLSKRYLKDPAEVTIRTKDQEGRRIRQHSITVPMSHKLEALQRVLDAWGGQGVIIFARTKAITLTVAETLDGSGHQVAVLNGDVPQNQRERTVERLRSGSIDILVATDVAARGLDVDRIGLVINYDMPFDSEAYVHRIGRTGRAGRSGEAVLFVTPRERRFISNLERATGQPIEPMEVPGNAAINQGRLDRLHQRLSDAVQRERPSEEESALLKELIQRIGTERDITPEQLAYAALNLAIGPEPLLRQQGDDEWIQNNSRRERDRDRDRKNGDRRGERSSRPAEESMQRYRVEVGHRDRVKPGNLVGAIAGETGLQGRMIGRIQIFEDHSFVDLPKGMPEDIFSNLQRLKVMNKQLQITQAK; encoded by the coding sequence ATGACAGAACAGCAGCAGCAGCACGGGGAGACCCTGTGCGCCGTGGATCTTTCCGCATCCGAACTTCCGGCGAAGAGCCCGGACGACGTTTTCACCACCACAATCGATGCCTCAGCTGAGGATCCTTCCGGATTTGCGGGGTTCGGGTTCAGTGAAGCGCTGCTCCGCACGCTGACTGACAAGGGCTACAGCGAACCCTCTCCGATTCAGCGGGCGGCCTTCCCTGAACTGATGCTCGGCCGCGATCTGGTGGGTCAGGCTCAGACCGGCACCGGCAAGACCGCTGCCTTCGCACTGCCTCTGCTGGAGCGTCTGGAGTCCGGCAGCTCCAGACCCCAGGCGCTTGTGCTGGCTCCGACCCGTGAGCTGGCCATGCAGGTGGCCGACTCGTTCAAGGCCTACGCCGCCGGTCATCCCCATCTGAAGGTGCTGGCGGTTTACGGCGGCTCGGATTTCCGCTCCCAGATCCAGACCCTGCGCCGCGGGGTTGATGTGGTGGTGGGGACCCCTGGACGGGTGATGGACCACATGCGCCAGGGAACCCTGGACACCAGTGGCCTGCGCAGCCTGGTGCTGGATGAGGCCGATGAAATGCTGCGCATGGGCTTCATCGACGATGTCGAGTGGATTCTCGAGCAGTTGCCTGAGCAGCGGCAGGTGGTGCTCTTCTCGGCCACGATGCCGCCCGAGATCCGAAGGCTTTCAAAGCGTTATCTGAAGGATCCTGCCGAGGTGACGATCCGGACAAAGGATCAGGAGGGGCGTCGGATCCGCCAACACTCGATCACGGTGCCGATGAGCCACAAGCTGGAGGCCCTGCAGCGGGTTCTCGATGCCTGGGGTGGGCAGGGAGTCATCATCTTCGCCAGGACCAAGGCGATCACGCTCACCGTCGCCGAGACCCTTGACGGCAGCGGACATCAGGTGGCCGTGCTCAATGGCGATGTACCTCAGAACCAGCGTGAGCGAACGGTGGAACGCCTGCGCAGTGGATCCATCGACATCCTGGTCGCCACCGATGTGGCGGCCCGCGGCCTGGATGTGGATCGCATCGGGCTGGTGATCAACTACGACATGCCCTTCGACAGCGAGGCTTACGTGCACCGGATCGGCCGAACTGGTCGCGCCGGCCGGTCCGGAGAGGCGGTGCTTTTCGTGACCCCCCGCGAGCGTCGATTCATCAGCAATCTCGAGCGCGCCACGGGCCAGCCGATCGAGCCCATGGAGGTGCCGGGGAATGCGGCGATCAATCAGGGGCGTCTGGATCGGCTTCACCAACGCCTCAGTGATGCCGTGCAGAGGGAACGACCCTCAGAAGAGGAATCCGCTCTGCTCAAGGAGCTGATCCAGCGCATCGGAACCGAGCGCGACATCACCCCTGAGCAGCTGGCCTACGCGGCCCTCAATCTGGCGATCGGTCCGGAACCGCTGCTGCGCCAGCAGGGGGATGACGAGTGGATTCAGAACAACAGCCGTCGCGAGCGTGATCGTGATCGTGACCGCAAGAACGGTGATCGTCGCGGAGAGCGGTCGAGCCGGCCTGCGGAGGAGTCGATGCAGCGTTACCGGGTTGAAGTTGGCCACCGGGACCGGGTCAAACCGGGCAATCTTGTGGGCGCCATCGCCGGTGAGACAGGACTTCAGGGCCGCATGATCGGTCGCATTCAGATCTTTGAAGATCACAGTTTCGTCGATCTTCCGAAGGGGATGCCAGAAGATATCTTCAGCAATCTGCAAAGGTTGAAAGTGATGAACAAGCAGCTGCAGATCACTCAGGCCAAATGA
- a CDS encoding phosphomannose isomerase type II C-terminal cupin domain yields MRVQRPWGWYEDLLSGDGYKVKRLLVRSGRQLSLQRHHHRSESWTVVAGDGALLCGETWQDASIGVMLTIPCGTVHRARGGQSDLIILEVQHGAVLREDDIERLQDDYGRVIS; encoded by the coding sequence ATGCGGGTCCAACGCCCCTGGGGCTGGTACGAAGACCTCCTCTCCGGAGACGGGTACAAGGTGAAGCGTCTGCTGGTCCGCAGCGGTCGGCAGCTCTCACTGCAACGTCATCACCATCGCAGCGAAAGCTGGACCGTGGTGGCCGGGGATGGCGCTCTTCTCTGCGGTGAGACGTGGCAGGACGCAAGCATCGGTGTGATGCTCACCATCCCATGCGGCACGGTGCATCGCGCGCGGGGCGGACAGAGTGATCTGATCATTCTTGAAGTGCAGCACGGGGCCGTTTTGCGTGAGGACGACATCGAGCGGCTTCAGGATGATTACGGCAGGGTGATAAGTTAA